The Etheostoma cragini isolate CJK2018 chromosome 10, CSU_Ecrag_1.0, whole genome shotgun sequence nucleotide sequence TTTAAGAAGCGAGCGAAGATAAAACAAAGAGTCGAGTGGCCGAGCAGTGGAGGACACACCCGAGGTAACACTGACAGACAACACGGCGTTGATCAGAACACGTTACCTTTAATTGTAGTGCATTAGCACATGTGCTGATGATGAAGTGTGACCAGCAGAGACCACGTTCCAAAAACCTGAAGCACAAGAGCCATTGTTTAACTTCCTGAAATAAGGTTCACTTGGGTTCTTAAACACAGTTCTGAAAAGAAGACACAACCAGGGGGAACTAACTCAGCAGTAGCCACAAGATGTAGACTATGTTGAACTCAATGCAGGAGCCATTAACTCCTATTAGAGTGGAGCGGCTGCAGAGGATTGCTGATGTAATGTTATTGACGAGAGTGTCCTCTAAAGGCTGAAGATCCATCCTGAAATGTTGCATATATGGAGAGCCATTTGAACGGATTAGATGTAGCTTTGTATTTAAATTATACACTTTTATCTCGAGCTAGAGTGGACCATTAATGCCTTGCAGGCATCACTGAGCTATGGCAATagattaactttttttttttttgaagacaTTAATTGGACTGTCACTTATGTATTGTCACATGTTTAATCATTCATTGGCTGTGAGTTGATGCTGTCAGAAGGGGAAAATGTTGTATTATTCAGCATAAAGCAGAAATGTTCATGCGGTGAATAGTTAGTCAAACACCTGTCCCACATGCtggcaaacacaaaaagagaaaaccacCATAGCCAGCGTCTTCGGCGCAGAGCATGACAGGATAAAGAAATAATATCGCCTTCACATCTGTATCTCACCGCACTGCTCCCTGCAAGTCATACTGGGTAAAATGTATTATCTATTTTACAATGTGGAATTTTATCTTTCCTTCACCAGGAAAATGACTGTTACTGAGAGTGTCTACAGCCATGTCAGTGACTCTGTTGGGCAGTACTTTGAGCCAACGCTAACATGCTGATATAATGTTTGGCATGTCGCCATCttatttttgcatgttaaaagtattaaacacattaacatttagACCAAATGATGGtgctacaaaaaaaatcaggggatcaccaaagatATTATGATTCttcctgaggggaacatgaatatGTGTACCACATTTAATCGCTTACTTGTAGTTGTTGTAGATATCTCACTCAAAATCACCAATGTTAGGCTCATGTTGGCATAAAAGGAAAAGGGggtcaccaaagtcagtaggatccATCTTCTGGGGACCATGAGTATTTGAACAAAGTTCCATGGAAACCAACCAATAGTTGTTCGGATATTTCTGTCGCTTTACAGATTTATAATTTTTAGCATTCTGCTAGCGTggccaaagacacaaaatgataCATAAATATATCCAATATTAAGTGAAAATTGACAgcaaccccccccacacacacacacactcacacacacacacacacacacacacacacacacacaccccaacacTTAAGCAAACTTAAATCTGTGTCATATACAGATTTCCTTTCTAACACCATTCCCTCTACTCTTggttacatattttaaattgagCAACTAGTCGCTGGTCCTCTCCCCCCTTCCATTTTGAGGATGACTTGCCACACGGGGCCACACTGTGACTCAGAGCAGTTCCGAGAGCAAGGCCTGCAGTGCCGGACAGTAAATAACCAGCATAAACGTGTCACGGGAGACAACCTGCAGACACCAACCCATTTAATGTTAATAGGAAAGCATCGGTTACCAGATTCAAAATAATAGCTTGCAGTCACAATGGCCAAGGATAGGTACTGGAGGCACAGGAATTTATGGAGTTAGCAAATTGCTTTTCTATCCCCATTCTTCCTCCGTTTGTCCGTTTTGCCATCTCTCAACACAGGTTGGGGATGATTGAGAGGTGCTACGACCATTGCAGCCTGCTTGACTGAGCACACCTGTCCTACGGCCACAAAGCTccggatgatgatgatgctctGAAGTGTACAACTACTATCTGTCCATCTGGGTCTCAGGAGGGACAACCACTGGACAAGGCTCTGAGGTATTTTTATTCCAGCAGGGCCTGAGGTGTTTGGTTGCGACTAGTGGCACTTTTGTCAGACATGAATTGTGAATGCATAGCCATGAAGACACAGCAGGTCTGTGGTCAGTAATGTTAGAAGAAAAGTGTTATCGTTTTACTAACAACAGTTTTACTATTAttcattaatttgttttaagaagaaaaattatataagctagttaaaaaaaaaaaaaaatcaaggatAAGCCGGGCAATATTTGCAAGTTTGTTAAGGTCAACAAAACCCATGAAAAGATCCAAATCAAAGTGTGTTAGTTTGTCTCTTAATATTATCTCACTTCTCCCCTCTCTATGGCACTCAGCACCAAGCCCATTGGTTCCTATTGTAATATTTAAAGAGCAGGttggtgtcaggttacagcctgtttctacatagtcattacCAAGGCAAaactacattttggaatattggattgtatgagtttGACAATCAACAAGCCTGGACTTTAccggaaaaaaattgaaataaacagaggtatggattaacaacttttatgcctgtctgtcacatttacagcagagcgattcactgtgttcacttggaagaaatcactgcacatggctaggtgcttgtaatgacattttgataatgtttagaggcaaaaacatgtttacaacttgccctgtttaagcctgttgagTGCTAACTCTAGCAAGAGGATAACagggtgtaggcagcactgactGTTGTTGATTTTCATGCTACTGACAGCcttccaaatttacaaacaacagggCTACGTGTTGATATCgaccgtaattctcctttaatggaGCATCAGAGACACCGGCTTACTCATCCAATCAGACAGATTGACGTCTTCTCTGCTCTCTGGGTGcataattacaaattaaaacaacgCAAGCGGAAATGACACAGTAACTTTTACCCAGCCCATGGTGGATTATCAAGCATTTTTTAGTTTGGTGCAagttgtttctcatactgtgcaAGTATGAGTAGCAACGAAAAGGAAAATGAGTCCTGATTCCTCCAGCTATGCGGGCTACGTGCACCCCTTTAAATACAGAGAAAAATGAGTCATGCAAATATTCACTGCAAACAATCAGGCTTGTCATACAAGgcaatatggaaaaaaacaaatcattggTCTTCAGCTGCCACAGCGGAGAACAAGGTGACATCAATTAGGTCATAGCTGGGGCCAGCGGTAGTTAAATCACAGCGGCAGTTTGACCCGTTTAACTCCACGAGGTCTCACTGAGGTCCCTACCTGTAAACTCCTCACTGCTTTCCTCTGTGTAGCAAGAAAATATAACACACTAATTATTCATGATCACGGTGCATACAAGAAATCACGGCATCAGACCTACAATCACCTTTTCATTGTTAATCAAGAAAAATCTTCTTGGTGAGAATATGTCATGTCACTAAAGCAGTTCCTAATTCTTAACGCTCTGCTGGAGTAACTGAAGACCTGGGGCAGACTTTAACAGAGGATGACATTTTCAGATCGCTCtcctgaattaaaaaaaaaaaaaagggggggaaagaaaaacatgccCGAGACATTCTTTAACACAGCTTGCTACACACATAACAGTATAAACAATGTAATCCCAAAACAGATGTGTAGCAGTTAACTAAAATCAATTAACAGTTAAAATTGTGAGCTGAATGTAATAAATTAATGATTGAAACAGTGAACTTAAATTCAAATAGTTAGATAAAAGTATAATAAGCTAATGGATGTGTTAAAtcgattttttttatgttttcacaaTGCACACATTGGAAAAAGGGTTGGCGTTAATGAAGAAGTGGTTTTTGTCCATCTGATGGCTGTGgggatacattttatttttttaaaaaaggttgggaaccattGCTTTAACATTATCTGACAGGGACTGGCCTCctaaggattaataaagtacattCAAATGTGATGATGCTGTGAGATTTAATCTACATTCTTCAAAACACAGCTGGAGGGAGAGTGTTGAAAATGCATAACATAAAACATGACCAGGAGGaatggagatggagagaggcaGTGACAATAGAACATCCTCGTAATCCTTTTAGCGTCTTTCACAATTATAGAGCTGCTGTGTGAAGCCTTAAGAAATGTGCCAAATCTAGTAACAAAGAGCAACACATAATATGCAAGCAGCTACGGTCATCATCACCACAACGTATGCTGCTTACTGTTTACCATTATTAAACCCACTATCTGCAGAAATATTCCTCttatttcttacattttctgatgttttgtaGCACTCTTTGAGATCAAAAGACATTGCATCAAACTGTATTGCCTGAAGAAAAGTCTGGTGTGCTCCTGTTAGGCTTTCGGAGTGTGAGGAAAGTGATCTTCCAGTGTAGGTAATGAAGGATTACTGTCCATGAAAATTACTTgaagatattttaaatgaatccaGATTGATAACGCTGAAATGTCATGCAGAATGACATGAAAGTCATTTTTCAGAGGAATTCCTCTGTGAGGCAGGATGTCACTTCTTTCCCTCCTTGGGGTAGGAAACATTAtacagctttttcttttcaccaaaATAAACCATGTAAAGCTTCCAGAGACCTTCAATTTCCTCCTGAAATGAGCCATGAACACCAAGGGCTACCAAGCTTTATGATCAAAGATGAAAGAATACAAAAGCAGCTCatagaggaagagacagagggatgCTTTTGATGTCCAAAAAagatgattacatttttataaaagtgAATTTCTGTTTGATTAACTCTTCCAAATAAACGTTAAGTCAATATTTGGGCACAAGAGCACTAATTGACTGACAAATGTACAACTCTTATATTCAAGACAGATACATTACTGTCAGGGGAACGCAACATCAGGGATcatcaacacatttttgtgttagatgaagaaaaaaaaacagctttgctTTAAATACAGGCATGTAACGGATAGTGGAAAGAAACTTTAATGTAGTTGTGTGGCGTTTTCAATCACACTGAGTGCGGGTCATGCGTTTACCATTTTGTTTACGTTTAAATTTCAATAGCTTTCAGGCTACTAGGCCTACTATTAATACTACTGTCACATCCACAGAAGCAAATATGTCCCTAATTTATCCCACGCTGTGTTGCGTCCTGGGGCcttcaaaaaacagttttgccCTATCGCGGCATCAGTGTCCAAATCCGGCTCAACACCTTCAGTCTGCCATCACACGTCAGTCTCCACCCACAAACTGATGATtcagaaaagctttaaaaaggctctttttttctgaggGAAGCGAGACTTGTGGGGAAACTTACAGAGAAAGATCAGGCAGGCTTTTCTTCCCTTCTGGGCTCCACAAAACAAACGCACATGAATTAGTGTCGGTCAATTTACTTCCTCTGATCTGCAATTAGTGCATTGGCAAACTGTACGTCGTGTCATTCAGCCTGTGAGCTGTACGTTGTTCATAATAACgaacagaaagaaataagaggcTTTCTCAATTGATGCCAAAACGTCCAGTTGCGCACCTTTTGTTCTGAGCTCCACCGGccagaagcacacaaacacgGGCTGTTAATCCTGAAGCTCACCCGGCAAACCGATCACACGGATGTAGTCCGGTTTAAAAGAAAGACCCAGCTGCCAAACTGTAAACCAGGACGATTTACAGGCTCCTTAATGCAGCACAGCAGCCAATGTGCGCCTTAACGTGGACAGGAGTGACCCACCGGCGGTTAAAGAAGCCTCTGTTTGCCCTGAACGTGAGGTGAACTGGCTTCtatcaaaacacatttattgcaGTAAACACTCAAAAAGAACAATCTTACCTTTCTCTCCCCGAGGCGAGGATTTGGCTCAGGTATCAACTGACACAGCTCAGTGGAATGTGTTTGCGAAGCGGCTGAAATAAGCTTCTCCCGTGGATGCAGGCGAGACATCAGCTGAAGAAAGTGACGAGGTGCAGCAGCGCAGATGGAGATTTGAAACGGCGGAGCAGCGCTGAACCGGCGGCGGGTCTGTGTCTCTGACATCAGCGGGCTGCTTCCTTTAAGGTGGCTCTGTTCACTCAGAGCAGCGCAGCGCCATGCCACACGGCGACGGCTTCATCTGGTGGCTTTAACTACCTCAACACATCATTTCATCATCTCACAACGCCGGAGttcaaatacaattaaatactGAGCAGGAAACTTCCGTGGCTCTGGGGAGCTGCAGGAGAGAAGAGTTGAAGTCACAGCTCATAAAAACGGTCTGGATGAGATTcagctgaggggggggggggggggggggggggggggggggaagaggagagagaccTCTTCTCTGCAACTCATTTTCCGATGGTGGGCAGAAGCCTACAACACGTTAACAAAAAGCGTGTCATTTTTGGCCAAAGTTCATAATATTGTTATCAAGACATAcgaaaatactaaataaatccTCAACATATTGCCATGAAGAggattttagtcattttaaaaagcaaggGAATAATAAAACTTACCCTCATTGAGagaaacaattaatcaattagtatGTGGCAAACTAAGAAGTAACACTGATTAAAGTAgtcaaaacaagcaaaaatgctaagcactttttaaaatcctttcaCATGTTAATACAAACAACTAAATCGGATATATTTGGAGTTTGGGGACTGTCGcttggaaaagacaaaacatgtaaaGATGTAAATCATGgactctaaaataaaaatgcccAAATGATGGATTAATCACAGAAATATTGGATTTATGACTGATAGTTAATTGGAGCAATAAATCAGTGATATTACAGTTTGTTTGGGTACCTGTGGAGGTTACTTATACTCCTTTCTGTGTGGCTTCCATGTTACTGATATGGTTTTATTtagaaaacacaagcacaacCCTTAAGTATTTGACATGTTCTGGGTCCATATGCCACGGACAGAGCTGATCACTGTCTGTATCTGGCATACAATTATTTCATCCAGCATTTTTCAGAAATAGCCGAGGAGCACATCCAGATGGGTCCTTCAATCAAAGTAAAATGCTGCTGTCCAGATGGCAGAGCGACCCACTGAAGAATACTTATCCATAAAACATATTCTCAAACAACTGATCCCACTAgacagaggcaaaaaaaaaaaaaaaatcttgttcaCATGAGGGCAGAAGGCCAAGACACTTGTTAACTGTGACATACGGCAGtaaatgttattaaaacacaacagattgattttatttgtttctaaaagtcttacacttatttattttcaacaagGTGCAAGAGTCAGGTTTTCGCAAGCTGTACAAGAAAAAtagaacacaaaaacagtatGGTTCAAGGTCGGTGTGTTAACATTAAACAAAGATTGACTGATTTTattgcaaagaaagaaagaaccaTTTCAAGTTGTGTTACTCTTATTCTTAGTAGCTCTTCAACGTTTGTGTGTATCATAAGTTAAGTTAGTTCTGGGATGAATACGATTTTGTGGGTATTTCAGATGAATGTgcattaccattttttttttgcaataaaaatacattcttCCTGTTGAATGTGTATTCACTGAACTTAAACCTTCTACTGACTGTTCTTCTGGCAAACGGCTGCCAGGGCTTTATGGTCTATTATCACTCAATAGACAATACTATAAGTAAGAATACACAATAACAAAGATACATTTATGTACATAAAGATATGAGGAGACGAGGAAATGAAATATgtacaagtctttttttttttaacgggtAAGATACAagtggttgtttttcttctccattgAGTTGATCGTCTACCTCTGCTATGTGGACAAGCTGTCGCCCTGCCTGTCGCCTGCTGCCTTCTGCCGGATGATGTTGCTCTGAACAAACTGTTTCAGGCCGTCATAACCCTGACTGAACAAATACTCCAGGTACCAGCTCCATGGCTTGGAATGCTGAAAcacgcacagaaacacacacaaagtcacatcTGAAGGGTTTCTACAACCAAAGCAACCTCACTTATACTCTGAAATATCACTGATGCAAATCAAACTACGTGTGGAGTCTATaataaatgcagaaataaaaacGAGAGCCCTCATACCTTTATGGAATTGAGGTCCATGTCCTTTCTCCCTGGCCAACACTGATAAAGAGAGAACATTAATATTCATTGTCAGCCCACCCTGCTAAATCTCACAAGCTGCTTGCTATCGCTGCTGGATGTTGGATCTGGACTGAACCAAAAAAAGGGTGTGTGTATTATTTAACATGATGAAAACCACGTCTCACACGGCAtccattaataataaaatgccCTTCTGTATTAATGTATCTTCtacaaaagaaacattaataCCACATTTGTCTACTTGTCTTGCCTGTAAGTCCATTAACCAAACTGTACAGACTGGCGGCTGGACGTTGATCCATCAAGTGCCTCTcgcagtttaaaaataaacaagggATACATACGGGGTTTCTgaaggtttcaccaagtcaaatttaagactttttaagacctttatgaatgaaatgtaagaCCTATATCACGacatgaaagcaaaataaaatgtagtcaTAAGTACTTGCAAAGTTAATAAACTTATTAAAACTGAGTAGAAGCGAGACAGAGAAATAATAATCTGTAAAAATACAGCTAACTATATTGGACAAGCGACAACtacaaaacagaagagaaaaaactTTAAGTGAGCATTAGAGGTAGTGTTGCATCGACGTCGGGAAATTATAgtagtttcaaataatttaagACCTAGACACTGGATttcttttagactttttaaagaCTCCACGGAAAACCTGTACATTGTGAACATACTAGAAGAAAGAATTTGTCAGATCCTACTAAGTATCTTTGTAAGACACAAGACATCCGAAACGGTGCAGACTCACCTTCTGGTGAAAGTCGACGGCGTAGCTCATGAAGGCAGGGTGGTGGATGAGGTCGAAGCTCGTCCAGTGTTGCGGCACATTGCTCTTAAGCAACAGCTCCTCTCCCAGCTGTATACCCATGCCTGGTTGAAACATTTTGGAGTTCCACAGACAGTTGACCATGACGACTGCGTAGTGGTTGAACTCACGGAACGTCTGACGGCTGATGTGAAAGGCCTGCTGAAAAACAGAATCGAAAGGGAGCCACAAAATGAGAACAGAGCAAGGTAAATAAAgtggagaaagaaagtaaaCCACTCTTTGTGTCTGCAGACCTCCACGTAGGATGTGCTGGTTGATTTGCATTCTATTTACCAAGTTCATATTTCTTAATAAAAAGTGCCTCTGACGTTTCCAGGGGAGTGTGCTGGCTGCCTGACATGTACTTGTAAATTCACAGCACGCAGTGGCAGATGTATTAAAATCAACAACTTCTTAAGTCCTCATCTGAGAGGGTATTAAAGGTTAGCAGCTGTAGGTAGATGCATGTGAATTCCTGAAGAGCTAGACGAAGAGTGATGAAATAACTATTAAAGCGTCCaaagtgatttaaaacaaaCGGCAAGTCACTTCCGAGGAGAGCACCAGCTAATTGCATAAAACGTAAATGCAATGACTAGAAATGCATTCAAAACTCATGGGTTGAGATAACTTTTAAATTAGCTCTTATAATCAAATCCCTTCAAATAGAAAATCATTTCCTTCACATTGTATGCCAAGCCATCAGTAAAATGAACTAGAATGTACTCTTACAGTATCGCTGCAATGCAAATCACagcatatttaattttaaaacatacatagCAAGAAGaaagtacttttatttatttttttacctctgTTTCTTGACTCTTGGCTGATGTCAAGTTCACCTTGTACCTgaccaaaaaagaaacacaaaaaaacagtgacctCAGTGATCATGAATTACTGCATAACACTTTGTTCACTATGGGCTGTCAAAAAATATAGTGCAATTATGTTCCAATTTTACTTTGTCTTGGCATTTTCAGAGCCCTGGGGTGCAGTCAATtagttgacactgtaaagggttTGTGTTATTAAAGCCTAGAGTTACAAACGACGCTTGAATTCTACATAAAAAAGATGCAGAGGGCTTAAGTGCATTACCTCTAAAGACTCTCATCATAAATCATGCATTAACAAATACGTACAATTTAGCCATTTGACTTTAGCCCTTTCAAATATCCATCAAAATATGAAATACTACTTTAGTGGGTGATGCTAATGTGTGCATTGTGGTAGCGTTATTAACTGCTTTTCTTGGCAAGACCTGCCCTGCGTAGTAACTGAGTGGTTAGGCAGAtggttgaggttaggcattgaccttgagtggttagAGCCGGGTTACCCCCATTGGTCAGGGAATAGGAAATGAAAGGGGGAGCATGGACGTCTGGCCAATCCTACGGCTTGAATGCTACGCAGGCCGGGTCTTGCAAATAGAAGCAGTGAGATTTATTGTAACGCATCGCGGCAGGTTGTAGCATAGAGATGAAGAGTCCCCACCTGTACATGATGTAGGCCAGTCGGTCCACGCTAACAGGGTCAGAGGCAAATAGGGCCGGGTAAAAAACTCCAGTTGGAGGTATCACCACGAGGGGGAGTCCATACTTCAGAAACGTGTCACACACCTGGGGTAGGAGAGAAATATGGAATAAAGACCCACAGAGAGTTAAAAGAGAAAGGTAGATAAGCCAACATTCGATATGATCTTGCTACTGAAGCTTTAATCATGGCCCAGCTTTGTTAGAAGCCGGTACATCTTCCAATCAGACATAACCTAATCTCCTTGCAGGCTTTCAAACCCTTTCTGAATTTGAGGCAAGCCAGGCGCCCGGGAAGCTCAGTCTGTAGTGCGTGCATTCATATATTTAGAggttactcctcgacgcagcgggcccggggtCGACTCCAGCCTGCGGCCCCTTTGCTGCTTCTCTCATGAAAACATGCTTCTAGTGTTAAACTTTGCAAAAACATCACTCTGCAAAGTGAAGCTCAAACATCCAAGTGAAGTAGCATTAAGCAAAGCACATATTTGAGTGGATAGGGTCCTTAAATAGAACAAGTTAAGCCAAGGCACAGGTTGCATTATGCCTACAAAAAGCCACAAAGCAGATTCAATCTCTAGCAGCACTACTTTACCGTCTCATAGAAGTCCAGGATgaagctgaggaggagagagtggcAGCCTTCAAGCTGAAGGCCCAAAGAGGCCAGCCGACCCACAAAGTCAACCAGCTCCATCACTGAATCCTTGAACCCTGACAGAGTCATGTTTCTGGGACGGAGGGCAGAGCAgagtcagacacacactttaacCAGAATGCCGTTGCAGGACTCACTCAGGTATCTGATATGACATAAAGCTCCCAAATCAGGAGAGTGGCATTTCATTACAATTCAAAAGGACAAACACTGAATCAAGAGTGATGTTGGGAAAGTGCACAAATAATACACAATCAATGATTCCTTAATTTAATCTCTAAATTGTACTCTGGCTAAATATCATAAGTAAGTTTGGAAATGGAAGGGAATAAAAAATGGATTCCTCCACTTGTTGATAATTTGTTGTGGGCTTAGACATGTGAGGATTCGATAGTGATGAAGCCCGGGTatttaaacatgactgacaCTGACTgcactgaaaaacatttaactaGAGATTGGGGCTATTTTTTGGCAACCAAATTTTAATTATAGGATTTGATGGATAACTGGGTTTAAAACTAAAAGGGAAAACATGTCAAGACACACTTTGCCATTAGTTGCTAGTTAATAAAAGGTGGCTTAAATTAAAGTAAGAAAGTTATATATAGTAAAGTTATATAGATCATAGATAGGTCATGATTTAATCTGCAGAAAATTAGACAACTCAAAGTGATATAACTATTAAGCCTCATATCtattaaaaaattaagtaaGTCAAttcagaattatttttattacatattcacacagtaaataaaacgtttttatttCATCTGAGTATTATTGAGAAGAGATTTTTTGGCTTGGGAATAAAAGATAAACACGCTATAATGCTTTTAAGTAAATTCCCAAAGTATTTCAGGTCCATTGCTTGTTTATGCTCACAGCATAATCAAGTAGCAGGAAGTAGATGTAAGACTTACATGGATGTGTGGCTGTTGAGACTGATGTCTAAGTCGTCCTCCAGAGCATACACTGAGTGCCAGGTCAGCCACTTTAACAGCATATTGTTTAGACACTCCATCAGTCCACACTGCAGACACATGATAAAGAGGAAAAGCACTAAGTATGCTGCAGTTTAACCACTGAGCTAATACAGGACCCATACTGAGTGCTTTATAATGACAAGTCAAACACTTAATGATATATATTAACTTATAGAAGAAGCTTTTTAAATTCAAGTAGAGCTCATTTTGCTGCAGGGAGGAAAACCTACCTTGAAAAACAGTGAAGAGGTAAAGAAAAGCTGCATGAGGGGCTCAAATAGAAGCCATCTGATTTCTGAAGAAGGGGAGACAGAATGTTACAGTTGCAtcaactatatatatacacacacacacacacacacacacacacacacacacacacacacgtgtatatatatatgacaaagacagacacGACCCATTAAAGACTCACGGGAACTGGGGATAACAGGAATGTTGCTCAGCAGGCCGAGGATCTGTGGGCGGAGGAGGGAACCATCCCAAACATTGAGAAATTTGTAGAGAAAAGCCTCTGAACTGGAAAACCCCTCCTGGTGGAGAAAGGTAAAAACTAACTTAAAAGATTGTCAAATCCCTGTTTGACTGTGGTTTTACAGTGCAGCGTCAGCTAGGTATGTGGGTTAATAAATACAGGGAACAGTAAATGACAAGAGTGAGGTAGAGAGGCAGCTATCAGGCCCTGAAATGTGATGCTCACCTGGAGAAAGTGCTGTGTAGACAGCAACCTGTTCAAAAACTGCAGAGCTTCTTCTGAATTCTGGGAGGCTCCTCCATCGCCGCAGAACAAAAACTCTTAATACAAATAGCAAAAAACGGTATTTAGTACGTGGGAAagttgagaaaaaagaaatcaagattCACTCGATCTTCACACAGTGAGACCCCCCCGTTCCTCATCCACTCTCTTTTAAACCCACTCGGATAGAACCTTTTTGATATGCCAACTAGGCGATGGGTTTGGGTTCAACTCAAGGGCAGCTTTGCATGAATCTTTCTGATAGAAAATGTCACGACAGTTCGGTAGTCGGTAGTTGCTCCCCCCCTTACCTTCGTGGAGAGCGTAGCCTAGCCAGAAGTTGAGGCGTAGGAGGGCAGACTCATCCTGTACACAGTCCAGGTACTGCAGTGCCAGACTGGAGCCAAGCAGTGAGCCCATCTGAGCGGGCAGCTGGGGGaggtaaaataaagaaataggaAACATGCAATAAACTATGACATAGAGATTTTAGAATCATCAAATCACCATAAATCCAAAGAAGCACAGAAAAGAGATGGTAGACAAAACTCATATCCCCAAGTAACTATACTCACGTCAACCACTGCATgaaagtgctcattttatgctcattttcaggttaataaTTGTTGTTAGAGGTTATTTCCGAAAAGGTTttaatggtttaattttcaaaaaacaccatatttttgtcaattttcacACTCTG carries:
- the cenpi gene encoding centromere protein I isoform X1, translated to MAAKLNLSGPPDSDTSSPNDESVSSRSSNRSLRVADKARRKNEAEDPFVLALKYFSDVEAGTPLYGNDEVERNMVLVEKLAYSKGLSPETISIMLEFAMSLRMGTILCPRVLKCLIPATVVPQEAVVRAFVWLGVGKIPVSTQILFIKWVLTVFDMIDAKDQLRSIYGFIFSFVTEENLCPFICHLLYLLTRKESVRVFRVRKLLELQSKLGRQPFLLNLLSLYKVFCPELVTLSIPSRIKSVFRNHNMPWRSALIAVQKRDCSQASSSISLASTIRDKTNPRKRKHCHLVLPALCSVVNKEAQTEPSSSRKVVPLVQLHSFAQLLENMHRIELPAQMGSLLGSSLALQYLDCVQDESALLRLNFWLGYALHEEFLFCGDGGASQNSEEALQFLNRLLSTQHFLQEGFSSSEAFLYKFLNVWDGSLLRPQILGLLSNIPVIPSSQIRWLLFEPLMQLFFTSSLFFKCGLMECLNNMLLKWLTWHSVYALEDDLDISLNSHTSINMTLSGFKDSVMELVDFVGRLASLGLQLEGCHSLLLSFILDFYETVCDTFLKYGLPLVVIPPTGVFYPALFASDPVSVDRLAYIMYRYKVNLTSAKSQETEQAFHISRQTFREFNHYAVVMVNCLWNSKMFQPGMGIQLGEELLLKSNVPQHWTSFDLIHHPAFMSYAVDFHQKCWPGRKDMDLNSIKHSKPWSWYLEYLFSQGYDGLKQFVQSNIIRQKAAGDRQGDSLST
- the cenpi gene encoding centromere protein I isoform X2; amino-acid sequence: MAAKLNLSGPPDSDTSSPNDESVSSRSSNRSLRVADKARRKNEAEDPFVLALKYFSDVEAGTPLYGNDEVERNMVLVEKLAYSKGLSPETISIMLEFAMSLRMGTILCPRVLKCLIPATVVPQEAVVRAFVWLGVGKIPVSTQILFIKWVLTVFDMIDAKDQLRSIYGFIFSFVTEENLCPFICHLLYLLTRKESVRVFRVRKLLELQSKLGRQPFLLNLLSLYKVFCPELVTLSIPSRIKSVFRNHNMPWRSALIAVQKRDCSQASSSISLASTIRDKTNPRKRKHCHLVLPALCSVVNKEAQTEPSSSRKVVPLVQLHSFAQLLENMHRIELPAQMGSLLGSSLALQYLDCVQDESALLRLNFWLGYALHEEFLFCGDGGASQNSEEALQFLNRLLSTQHFLQEGFSSSEAFLYKFLNVWDGSLLRPQILGLLSNIPVIPSSQIRWLLFEPLMQLFFTSSLFFKCGLMECLNNMLLKWLTWHSVYALEDDLDISLNSHTSINMTLSGFKDSVMELVDFVGRLASLGLQLEGCHSLLLSFILDFYETVCDTFLKYGLPLVVIPPTGVFYPALFASDPVSVDRLAYIMYRYKVNLTSAKSQETEAFHISRQTFREFNHYAVVMVNCLWNSKMFQPGMGIQLGEELLLKSNVPQHWTSFDLIHHPAFMSYAVDFHQKCWPGRKDMDLNSIKHSKPWSWYLEYLFSQGYDGLKQFVQSNIIRQKAAGDRQGDSLST